A stretch of Alkalicella caledoniensis DNA encodes these proteins:
- the rplS gene encoding 50S ribosomal protein L19, protein MELIKLIEQENMKSDIPQFKAGDTVKVHVKVVEGTRERIQLFEGVVIKRKGSGVRETFTVRRISYGVGVERTFPIHSPKVDKIEVMRIGKVRRAKLYYLRNLTGKAARIQEIRK, encoded by the coding sequence ATGGAATTAATTAAACTAATTGAGCAAGAAAACATGAAATCAGACATTCCTCAATTTAAAGCTGGTGATACTGTAAAGGTTCACGTTAAGGTTGTGGAAGGTACTAGAGAAAGAATCCAGCTTTTTGAAGGCGTTGTAATCAAACGTAAAGGTAGTGGTGTTAGAGAAACCTTTACTGTTAGAAGAATTTCTTACGGCGTAGGAGTAGAGAGAACTTTTCCAATCCACTCTCCAAAAGTTGATAAGATCGAAGTTATGCGTATCGGTAAAGTTAGAAGAGCTAAGCTATACTACTTACGTAATCTTACCGGTAAGGCAGCTAGAATCCAAGAAATCAGAAAGTAA